In a genomic window of Oncorhynchus keta strain PuntledgeMale-10-30-2019 chromosome 28, Oket_V2, whole genome shotgun sequence:
- the lamtor5 gene encoding ragulator complex protein LAMTOR5, whose product MESTLELHLDDTMKNPAIIGVLCTDQQGHILGCRGSLSDEHGGVVSVLARQVASLTKDPTDSPTVCLESDSGNILVRAHGTITVAVHKMSS is encoded by the exons ATGGAGTCGACCCTCGAGCTACATCTTGATGATAC CATGAAAAATCCAGCCATTATCGGAGTTCTCTGCACCGACCAACAGGGACATATTCTAGGCT GTCGTGGCTCTCTGTCTGATGAGCATGGTGGAGTGGTGTCTGTGCTGGCCAGACAGGTAGCCTCTCTCACCAAAGACCCTACAGACAGTCCCACAGTGTGTCTGGAGTCAGATTCAGG GAATATTCTAGTGAGAGCACATGGCACCATCACAGTAGCTGTTCATAAGATGTCGTCATGA